One segment of Paenibacillus sp. FSL R7-0337 DNA contains the following:
- a CDS encoding response regulator — protein sequence MYGIIIVDDELFVRKGLIGMIDWAGSGFQIVDEADNGEDALELIRAKRPQLVITDIRMPVLDGIGLIEAVTEEQLGTEFIIISGYNDFRYAQQAVRYGVLDYVLKPINEHEIVKALHKFRDQFTARKQLHDQLSIHEGEKRLEALIRGGAADEALDAWEQQWIEAGARQFTYVLLEVNNVFPWSGQPMPGKAELKEAIRQAVQQLTAETPIVYGHRRFFGFIVPDHYLANHKGELRTFLTDGLSLLYQLYPLEIQAYTGGPVSSLQELKHSYTSAKETVEYKYVRPAQPILMSSDIAGLSLNYIHASSEVFQALIEAIEENKQAEMMDAIGKLFTEFQEKLFSREAMKAVAIQCVHSVLHTIRSMEGDEKQLASLVPMMNWTDHNITLAELRSLFEAFALEAAERIQGLYQSYGSSGLYRIKCYVDRNFHENLNLKQIAGQFYMNSAYLGQVFKKNYGMYFNDYLLQLRITEAKKLLRQTDLRIYEVAEQVGFKNADYFVTQFEKLEQRTPTEYRNRTGNR from the coding sequence ATGTACGGGATCATTATTGTTGACGATGAGCTGTTTGTCCGCAAGGGCTTGATTGGAATGATTGACTGGGCAGGCAGCGGGTTTCAGATTGTGGATGAGGCGGACAACGGGGAGGATGCGCTGGAGCTGATCCGGGCTAAGCGGCCGCAGCTCGTGATTACTGATATCCGCATGCCGGTCCTGGATGGCATCGGGCTGATTGAGGCGGTGACGGAGGAGCAGCTTGGAACGGAGTTTATCATTATCAGCGGATATAACGATTTCCGGTATGCCCAGCAGGCGGTCCGGTATGGCGTGCTGGACTATGTGCTGAAGCCGATTAATGAGCATGAAATTGTGAAAGCGCTTCATAAATTTCGCGATCAATTCACTGCGCGCAAGCAACTCCATGACCAGCTGAGCATCCATGAGGGAGAGAAGCGGCTGGAGGCGCTGATCCGGGGGGGAGCGGCGGATGAGGCGCTTGATGCCTGGGAGCAGCAGTGGATAGAGGCGGGAGCCCGCCAGTTCACCTATGTGCTGCTGGAGGTGAACAATGTGTTCCCTTGGAGCGGTCAGCCTATGCCCGGGAAGGCAGAGCTGAAGGAGGCGATCCGGCAGGCGGTGCAGCAGCTCACAGCAGAGACTCCTATTGTCTACGGACATCGGCGGTTCTTCGGCTTCATTGTGCCGGATCATTATCTGGCGAACCATAAGGGAGAGCTGCGCACCTTCCTGACAGATGGTCTGAGCCTGCTCTACCAGCTCTACCCCCTGGAGATTCAGGCGTATACGGGCGGGCCGGTAAGCTCACTCCAGGAGCTGAAGCATTCCTATACCTCGGCTAAGGAGACTGTGGAGTACAAATATGTCCGGCCTGCCCAGCCAATCCTGATGTCCTCGGATATTGCCGGTCTGTCCCTGAACTATATTCATGCCAGCAGCGAGGTGTTTCAGGCGCTGATTGAAGCGATTGAGGAGAATAAGCAGGCAGAGATGATGGATGCGATCGGTAAGCTGTTCACAGAATTTCAGGAGAAGCTGTTCTCCCGGGAAGCGATGAAGGCGGTTGCCATTCAATGCGTCCATAGTGTGTTGCATACCATACGGAGCATGGAGGGGGATGAGAAGCAGCTGGCAAGTCTTGTCCCGATGATGAATTGGACGGATCATAACATCACGCTGGCGGAGCTGAGGTCCCTGTTCGAAGCTTTTGCGCTGGAAGCGGCGGAGCGGATTCAAGGGCTGTACCAGAGCTATGGCAGCAGCGGGCTGTACCGGATCAAGTGCTACGTGGACCGGAACTTCCATGAGAATCTGAACCTCAAGCAGATCGCAGGCCAGTTCTATATGAACTCAGCCTATCTTGGCCAGGTGTTCAAGAAGAATTACGGCATGTACTTCAATGACTACCTGCTCCAGCTGCGCATCACCGAGGCCAAAAAGCTGCTGCGGCAGACCGATCTGCGGATCTATGAAGTTGCCGAGCAGGTCGGCTTCAAGAATGCCGATTATTTCGTCACCCAGTTCGAGAAACTGGAGCAGAGAACGCCGACAGAGTACCGAAACCGGACGGGCAACCGTTAA
- a CDS encoding family 43 glycosylhydrolase, with product MIPQQNEDRKDILCYTRLPQEDIVYASKLAYSMHLAYKTDGGQYQALNHNSGVLFAKATENEDGTLRAKSLKKPYLFLLADGNFGVIAVRTEADGEADEQSKGKVLLFSSADLLQYSEIGLLELKADTHVNDVSCTYDPERNGYLIRWVDGQGQGYENFTADIMSLTNVSAPVEAEPFTLEAVQTDIEGIQPRNRIAVSAEIARRLFCKLTVPENIAVVVPDRVNAASVEDVKAIRATALYSDGTEAAKRVRWNTDAINWDKAGTYSISGEIHQDHFPFPIALNRADPCIAEWKGKYYFIATNDADKEHTLYMREADTIPGLVTAEEALILDAFTYEEIGGLLWAPELHIIEEELYIFHAATPGEFFHEESHVMKLSPGGNPMNAADWSRPRRVVKKDGSYLCEAGATISLDMTVIRWNGQLYAAWSERQFLPVDLGAWVYIATIDPQEPWKLTSDPVLLTRPDYGWANNHTFVDEGPFALYTEDKLYVTFASAAVDATYVVGLLTADKGADLLDINSWTKGNYPLLTSRSVAGEYGPGHNSYVTDEDGVIWNAYHARPGIEGPRSSGLRRVHFDIDGAPVLDLTEEKDLNPGLKQVSMEVIVG from the coding sequence ATGATACCACAACAAAACGAAGATCGGAAAGATATCCTTTGCTATACAAGACTGCCGCAGGAGGATATCGTGTATGCTTCGAAGCTGGCTTACAGTATGCACCTGGCTTATAAGACCGATGGGGGCCAGTATCAGGCATTGAATCATAACTCGGGTGTCCTGTTCGCCAAGGCGACGGAGAATGAGGATGGGACGCTCCGGGCCAAAAGCCTGAAGAAGCCGTATCTCTTCTTATTGGCAGACGGGAATTTCGGCGTTATTGCTGTGCGCACCGAGGCTGACGGGGAAGCAGATGAACAAAGCAAGGGGAAGGTTCTGCTGTTCTCTTCAGCCGATCTGCTGCAATACAGTGAGATTGGACTGCTGGAGCTTAAGGCAGACACTCATGTAAACGATGTCTCTTGCACCTACGACCCGGAGCGGAACGGTTACTTGATCCGTTGGGTAGACGGGCAGGGCCAGGGCTATGAGAATTTCACTGCTGACATCATGAGCCTTACGAATGTCTCAGCACCGGTGGAAGCGGAGCCGTTCACGCTGGAAGCTGTGCAGACTGATATCGAAGGAATCCAGCCGCGTAATAGGATCGCTGTCTCCGCCGAGATAGCCCGCAGACTCTTCTGCAAGCTTACGGTACCGGAGAACATTGCTGTCGTAGTACCGGACCGTGTGAATGCGGCATCGGTGGAGGATGTGAAGGCGATCCGGGCAACGGCCCTATACAGTGATGGAACGGAGGCTGCCAAAAGAGTCCGTTGGAACACGGATGCCATCAACTGGGACAAGGCCGGAACCTACAGCATCTCCGGGGAGATCCATCAGGATCACTTTCCATTCCCGATTGCACTTAACCGTGCGGACCCCTGCATTGCAGAGTGGAAGGGGAAATATTACTTCATTGCGACTAATGATGCAGATAAGGAACATACGTTGTATATGAGGGAAGCCGATACGATTCCTGGTCTAGTGACAGCCGAGGAAGCCTTGATCCTCGATGCCTTCACTTATGAAGAGATTGGCGGCCTGCTGTGGGCGCCAGAACTCCATATCATTGAAGAAGAGCTGTATATTTTCCATGCTGCAACACCCGGCGAGTTCTTCCATGAAGAATCACATGTGATGAAGCTGAGTCCGGGAGGCAATCCCATGAATGCTGCGGACTGGTCCAGGCCCCGCCGGGTAGTGAAGAAGGATGGAAGCTATCTGTGCGAAGCAGGCGCAACAATTTCGCTGGATATGACCGTCATCCGCTGGAACGGCCAGCTCTATGCCGCATGGTCGGAGCGCCAATTCCTGCCGGTGGATCTGGGAGCCTGGGTCTACATCGCCACGATTGACCCGCAGGAGCCGTGGAAGCTGACCAGTGATCCGGTGCTGCTGACCCGGCCGGATTACGGCTGGGCCAATAACCATACGTTCGTGGATGAAGGTCCGTTTGCTCTGTACACTGAAGACAAGCTGTACGTGACTTTTGCCAGTGCAGCGGTGGATGCCACTTATGTGGTCGGTCTGCTGACCGCAGACAAAGGGGCTGATCTGCTGGATATCAACAGCTGGACCAAGGGCAATTATCCGCTGCTGACCTCCAGAAGTGTGGCGGGGGAATATGGTCCGGGTCATAATTCCTATGTAACGGACGAGGACGGGGTGATCTGGAACGCCTACCACGCCAGACCGGGAATCGAGGGACCACGAAGCTCCGGCCTACGGCGTGTGCATTTTGACATTGATGGTGCTCCGGTTCTGGATCTTACCGAAGAGAAGGACCTGAATCCGGGCCTGAAGCAGGTATCGATGGAAGTCATCGTAGGCTAG